A single region of the Pontimicrobium sp. SW4 genome encodes:
- a CDS encoding efflux RND transporter permease subunit: MKEGLAGKIAKSFIGSKLTVLLMIVFMVVGVYSSFLIPREEEPQIDVPIADIFVGYPGASPTEVESRVIKPLEKLISNIKGVEYVYSTSMKEQGMVIVQFYVGEDIERSFVKLYNEINKHMDQMPQGVTFPLVKTRAIDDVPMLGLTLWSENYDDFQLNQMAQELTSEIEKINDVAITHKIGGRDRQLRVVLDKDKLAASGLDFLSVSEMIKANNQQLSSGKFNKSDTEFLVTTGKFLETITDVENLVVGVQQNQPIYLKQIATIVDGPEIPNKYVSLGFGAASQKADTYKSEYPAVTISVAKRKGADAMKISDVILDKVEHLKKTLIPDDVHVEVTRNYGETASQKVSELLMHLIGAIIAVTLVVMLAMGWRGGLVVFLSVPITFALTLLSYYMLDYTLNRITLFALVFVTGIVVDDSIIIAENMHRHFKMKRLPFKQAALYAINEVGNPTILATFTVIASVLPMAFVSGLMGPYMSPMPIGASIAMLLSLFVALTITPYLGYIFLREKDKKGKVKKAKKPMEETFIFKVYSKFETPLIENKTKRWLFLGITFLLLMGSVSLFFTKSVAVKMLPFDNKNEFQVVIDMPEGTTLERTGVVTKEIAQYLSTRPEVVNYQSYVGTSAPITFNGLVRHYDLRGGSNMADIQVNLTDKHDRSAQSHDIAKSMRDDIQAIGNKFNANIKLVEVPPGPPVLSTIVAEVYGPDYSKQIEVANEIQNILKNTVDVVDVDWMVEDDQVEYEFVIDKEKAMLYGVAPQQIAYTMNMALSNRAITTLYDEDAVNQVGLVLALDEKEKSTITDISQLKVKSQQGNMVPIADLVDIKQNTRAKSIYRKNQKRVVYVLADMAGELESPVYAILGMEDKLKAIDLPEGYTMNELYLNQPKFEDDYTVKWDGEWQITLEVFRDLGIAFLGVIIIIYILIVGWFQNFKAPIVMMVAIPLSLVGIVLGHWVMGAFFTATSFIGMIALAGIMVRNSVLLIDFVNLRLDEGIPLKQAVIEAGAVRTTPILLTAGTVVIGAFVILFDPIFQGLAISLMGGTIVSTVLTLLVVPLVYYMIEKKNYK, encoded by the coding sequence ATGAAAGAAGGTTTAGCAGGAAAAATAGCCAAAAGCTTTATAGGATCTAAGCTTACGGTGCTTTTAATGATCGTATTTATGGTTGTTGGAGTGTATAGTTCGTTTTTGATACCAAGAGAGGAAGAGCCACAAATAGATGTACCAATTGCAGATATTTTTGTTGGTTATCCTGGAGCAAGTCCAACAGAAGTTGAGTCTCGTGTTATAAAACCATTAGAAAAACTTATTTCTAATATTAAAGGCGTAGAGTATGTGTATTCTACGTCTATGAAAGAACAGGGAATGGTGATTGTACAGTTTTATGTGGGCGAAGATATTGAGCGTTCGTTTGTAAAACTCTACAACGAAATAAACAAACACATGGATCAAATGCCACAAGGTGTGACGTTCCCATTGGTAAAAACACGTGCCATTGACGATGTGCCAATGCTTGGATTAACACTTTGGAGTGAAAATTATGACGATTTTCAGCTCAACCAAATGGCACAGGAGCTCACGAGTGAAATTGAAAAGATTAATGATGTAGCAATTACACATAAAATAGGAGGTAGAGACCGTCAATTACGTGTAGTATTGGATAAAGATAAATTGGCAGCCAGTGGGTTGGATTTTTTATCTGTTTCAGAAATGATAAAAGCCAATAACCAGCAATTAAGTTCTGGAAAATTTAATAAAAGCGATACCGAATTTTTAGTAACCACTGGAAAGTTTTTAGAAACAATTACAGATGTTGAGAATTTGGTAGTTGGCGTGCAACAAAATCAGCCAATTTATTTAAAACAAATAGCGACTATTGTAGATGGACCAGAAATACCAAACAAATATGTATCTCTTGGTTTTGGGGCAGCTAGCCAAAAAGCTGATACCTATAAATCGGAATATCCAGCAGTAACTATTTCAGTTGCAAAAAGAAAAGGAGCAGATGCGATGAAAATTTCTGATGTGATCCTTGATAAGGTTGAGCATTTAAAAAAGACGCTTATTCCTGATGATGTACATGTCGAGGTTACTAGAAACTATGGAGAAACAGCTTCACAGAAAGTATCAGAACTGTTAATGCACCTTATAGGAGCTATTATTGCTGTAACGCTTGTAGTAATGCTTGCTATGGGTTGGCGAGGAGGTTTGGTAGTATTTTTATCAGTGCCAATTACGTTTGCCTTAACGCTTTTAAGTTATTACATGCTTGATTATACCCTTAACCGAATTACCTTATTCGCCTTAGTGTTTGTAACTGGTATTGTTGTCGATGACTCTATTATTATTGCCGAAAATATGCACAGGCATTTTAAAATGAAACGTTTGCCATTTAAACAGGCAGCATTGTATGCAATTAATGAGGTTGGAAATCCAACTATTTTAGCAACATTTACAGTTATAGCCTCAGTATTACCAATGGCATTTGTATCTGGTTTAATGGGACCATATATGAGTCCGATGCCGATAGGAGCATCGATAGCCATGTTGTTGTCTTTATTTGTGGCTTTGACCATAACTCCATATTTGGGCTATATCTTCCTTCGTGAAAAAGATAAAAAAGGCAAAGTTAAGAAGGCTAAAAAGCCAATGGAAGAGACATTTATTTTCAAGGTTTATTCAAAATTTGAAACGCCACTAATTGAAAACAAAACCAAGCGTTGGTTGTTTTTAGGGATTACATTCTTATTGTTAATGGGTTCGGTGAGTTTATTTTTTACCAAATCGGTTGCTGTAAAAATGTTGCCTTTCGATAATAAGAATGAATTTCAAGTTGTCATTGACATGCCAGAAGGCACAACTCTCGAGAGAACAGGAGTTGTCACTAAAGAAATAGCACAGTATTTATCAACCAGGCCAGAAGTAGTTAACTATCAAAGTTATGTTGGTACGTCAGCACCAATAACTTTTAATGGATTGGTGAGACATTACGATTTACGTGGAGGAAGTAATATGGCCGATATTCAAGTGAATCTTACTGATAAGCATGATAGAAGTGCACAAAGTCATGATATTGCAAAGTCGATGCGTGATGATATTCAAGCTATTGGAAACAAGTTTAATGCTAATATAAAATTGGTTGAAGTGCCACCAGGACCTCCAGTATTGTCGACTATTGTTGCCGAAGTATATGGGCCAGATTACAGTAAGCAAATTGAAGTAGCTAATGAGATACAAAACATTTTAAAAAACACAGTTGATGTTGTTGATGTAGATTGGATGGTTGAAGATGACCAAGTTGAATATGAATTTGTGATAGATAAGGAAAAAGCAATGCTTTATGGAGTAGCTCCACAACAAATAGCCTATACCATGAATATGGCTTTATCTAACAGAGCTATTACGACATTGTATGATGAAGACGCTGTAAATCAAGTTGGTTTGGTATTAGCTTTAGACGAAAAAGAAAAATCTACTATTACAGATATTTCTCAGCTCAAAGTAAAGTCTCAACAAGGTAATATGGTTCCTATAGCAGACTTGGTAGATATTAAACAAAATACAAGAGCCAAAAGTATTTATAGGAAAAACCAAAAGCGTGTGGTATATGTGTTAGCAGATATGGCAGGTGAATTGGAAAGTCCTGTATATGCCATTTTAGGAATGGAAGATAAGTTAAAAGCTATCGATCTTCCTGAAGGGTATACTATGAATGAATTGTATTTAAATCAACCTAAATTTGAAGACGATTATACCGTAAAATGGGATGGTGAATGGCAAATTACACTTGAGGTATTTAGGGATTTAGGAATTGCCTTTTTGGGAGTTATCATTATCATCTACATCTTAATTGTTGGTTGGTTCCAAAACTTTAAAGCACCTATTGTAATGATGGTTGCTATACCATTATCCTTGGTTGGAATTGTATTAGGTCACTGGGTTATGGGAGCCTTTTTTACAGCAACATCTTTTATTGGTATGATTGCTTTAGCTGGAATCATGGTGAGAAATTCAGTCTTACTAATCGACTTTGTCAATTTGAGATTAGATGAAGGTATCCCATTAAAACAAGCGGTAATTGAAGCAGGAGCAGTAAGAACAACGCCAATCTTGTTAACAGCAGGAACAGTTGTTATTGGAGCATTTGTGATTTTGTTTGATCCAATTTTTCAAGGATTGGCTATTTCATTAATGGGAGGAACCATTGTAAGTACAGTTCTTACGTTGTTGGTTGTGCCATTAGTGTATTATATGATTGAAAAGAAGAATTATAAATAA
- a CDS encoding DUF2892 domain-containing protein, protein MLNTYFRVIVGTMVLLSVVLSVYVNPKWMWFTVFIGVNLIQSAFTKWCLLEIILVKLGVKKGGEGCEIH, encoded by the coding sequence ATGTTAAATACATATTTTAGAGTAATCGTAGGTACAATGGTGTTATTGAGTGTTGTGCTTTCTGTTTATGTAAACCCAAAATGGATGTGGTTTACTGTATTTATTGGTGTAAACTTAATACAATCGGCATTTACAAAATGGTGTTTGTTAGAAATCATACTTGTGAAATTGGGCGTTAAAAAAGGAGGGGAAGGTTGCGAAATACATTAA
- a CDS encoding CDP-alcohol phosphatidyltransferase family protein gives MLTFKNYNIADWFSFYRVIAAPFLVLLLWLDERQLFAWFLLISYSTDAIDGYLARKLKITSPRGSQLDSFGDQITLVVGLIGLLVFENEFIKKNIILISVAFVPYIIQMILAYYKYGKATAYHTYFAKLSAIIQSAFILYSLFFAPNYALFYIMIVFGLIETFEEITLIFMYDNWASDVKGIYWALRDKRRLKKDKNQHDIL, from the coding sequence ATGCTCACATTTAAAAACTATAATATAGCTGATTGGTTTTCGTTCTATAGAGTTATAGCAGCGCCTTTTCTTGTGTTATTATTATGGCTAGACGAAAGACAGCTTTTTGCATGGTTTTTATTAATTAGTTACTCAACTGATGCTATTGATGGGTATTTAGCTAGAAAGTTAAAAATAACAAGTCCAAGAGGTTCACAATTGGATTCTTTTGGCGACCAAATAACGCTTGTGGTTGGGTTAATTGGATTACTTGTTTTTGAAAATGAATTCATCAAAAAAAATATCATTTTAATTAGCGTTGCATTTGTACCATACATTATACAAATGATTCTTGCCTATTATAAATATGGCAAGGCTACAGCATATCATACCTACTTTGCGAAATTGTCAGCTATAATACAAAGTGCATTTATTTTATATTCTTTGTTTTTTGCTCCAAATTACGCTTTGTTTTATATCATGATTGTATTCGGACTCATAGAAACTTTTGAAGAGATAACACTTATTTTTATGTATGATAATTGGGCGTCAGATGTAAAAGGTATTTATTGGGCGCTTAGAGATAAGCGTCGTTTGAAAAAGGACAAAAATCAACATGATATTCTCTAA
- a CDS encoding metallophosphoesterase — translation MTQLIDSVFFRNTIHIAFWVFTIGLIISIMVLKVRLDDIDPRRKQLLVSSLYGLTISSFIPKIIFVIVISILFFTNFVFSEKESLLVIPLIGLFSGFLPFFVIVYGIFKSIYNFKIYHLKIEFKDLPKTFNGLRIVHISDLHLGSFNYRFHILKRAVSKINHLKPDLIFFTGDLVNNYAWELRGWTRVFRKLSATIGKYAVLGNHDYGDYSEWNSKKEKQENFKAIKNFYKENDFNILLNQSDIIEKDNDKIAIIGVENWGKPPFKQYGDLQKAINKVGAIPFKILLSHDPSHWTEEVVDKTNIALTLSGHTHGMQAALQYKQLQWSPIKYKYKHWAGLYNSKNQYLHVNRGLGWLGFPGRLGMRPEISLIELKVETD, via the coding sequence ATGACCCAACTTATTGATTCTGTATTTTTTAGAAATACCATCCATATTGCGTTTTGGGTTTTTACTATTGGACTTATTATATCGATAATGGTACTAAAAGTAAGATTAGATGATATAGACCCCAGAAGAAAACAACTGCTCGTATCTTCATTGTATGGGTTAACAATATCTTCATTTATTCCCAAAATAATTTTTGTAATTGTTATTTCAATTTTATTCTTTACAAACTTTGTGTTTTCAGAAAAAGAATCACTCTTAGTTATTCCACTTATAGGTTTATTTTCTGGATTTCTGCCTTTTTTTGTAATTGTCTATGGTATTTTTAAGTCAATTTATAACTTTAAAATCTATCATTTAAAAATTGAATTCAAAGACTTACCTAAAACATTCAATGGTTTAAGAATTGTACATATTTCAGATTTACATTTAGGTAGTTTCAATTATCGATTTCATATTTTAAAGCGTGCTGTAAGCAAGATTAATCATTTAAAACCAGACCTTATTTTCTTTACTGGAGATTTGGTAAATAATTATGCTTGGGAATTACGTGGATGGACTAGAGTATTCAGGAAATTATCAGCAACAATAGGTAAATATGCTGTTTTGGGGAATCATGATTATGGAGATTATAGTGAATGGAATTCCAAAAAAGAAAAGCAAGAAAATTTTAAAGCCATTAAGAATTTTTATAAGGAGAATGATTTTAACATATTGCTTAATCAATCGGATATAATTGAAAAAGACAATGATAAAATAGCAATTATTGGTGTCGAAAACTGGGGTAAACCACCGTTTAAGCAATATGGCGATTTGCAAAAAGCTATTAATAAAGTTGGAGCTATTCCATTTAAAATACTGCTATCTCACGACCCATCACATTGGACAGAAGAAGTGGTTGACAAAACCAACATAGCCTTAACACTATCTGGGCATACTCATGGTATGCAAGCTGCACTTCAATACAAACAGTTGCAGTGGAGCCCCATAAAGTATAAATACAAGCATTGGGCAGGTTTATACAATAGCAAAAACCAATATTTACATGTCAATCGAGGTTTAGGTTGGTTAGGTTTTCCAGGAAGGTTGGGTATGCGACCAGAAATTAGTTTAATAGAGCTAAAGGTCGAGACTGATTAA
- a CDS encoding pyridoxamine 5'-phosphate oxidase family protein, giving the protein MIKNLNIKESLFILENNYIGHLSYIYQNKPYVVPITYYFDQVNNAIICYSGEGHKITAMRKNNAVSLQVSEISTVNNWKSVLVHGKFEQHFGSDAKSYLHVFSLGVKDVIMEKEHIKLDYISEFSSKIYKGDNPIVYLIKIEGITGKKRRY; this is encoded by the coding sequence ATGATAAAAAACTTAAATATAAAAGAGAGTCTCTTTATCCTTGAAAACAATTATATAGGTCACTTGTCCTACATCTATCAAAACAAACCCTATGTGGTACCAATTACTTATTATTTTGACCAAGTTAATAATGCCATTATTTGTTACTCTGGAGAGGGTCATAAAATAACTGCAATGAGAAAAAACAATGCAGTATCACTTCAAGTTTCAGAAATCTCTACTGTTAACAATTGGAAGTCCGTATTGGTTCATGGTAAGTTTGAGCAGCACTTTGGTAGTGATGCTAAGTCATATCTTCATGTATTCTCATTAGGTGTTAAAGATGTTATTATGGAAAAAGAGCATATTAAACTAGACTATATTAGCGAGTTTTCTAGTAAAATTTATAAAGGAGATAACCCTATCGTGTATTTAATCAAAATAGAAGGCATTACTGGTAAAAAAAGAAGATATTAA